In the Stakelama saccharophila genome, GACGCTCGCCGGCGACAATGTGGTGGTGCTGGGCTCGCTGGCGGCGGGCCTGCCGCCGGCGGAGCGCAAGAAGGTGCTTGGCATCGGCGTCGGGATCGCGCTTGTTTTTTTGATCGGTTTCGCGCTGGTCGCCACCCAGTTGCTGCACGTCATCGGCCTGTTGTTCGCCGGCGGGCTGCTATTGCTGTGGGTCGCGTGGAAGCTGTTTCGCGAATTGCATCCCGCTCCCGCGCCGGCACCCGTGGACGATCCCACCACGCCGGAGATCGAAGGGCCGCGCGCGTCCCGTTCCTTCGGTCGTGCCATTCTCTCGGTGACGCTCGCCGACCTGTCGATGAGCCTCGACAACGTGCTGGCCGTCGCCGGCACCGCGCGGGAGCATCCGGCGGTGCTATTCGTCGGTCTCGCCTTTTCCGTGACGTTGATGGCGGTTGCCGCCAACTTCGTCGCGCGCATCATCGAGCGCTATCACTGGATCATCTATATCGGCCTGGCCGTGATTCTCTACGTGGCGGGCAGGATGATCTATGACGGCATCGTCGATCCGCAGGTCGGGCTGATGGTGCTGATGCGCTGAGGCTTGCCGCACAGGGCGGTCTTGGCTATCGGCGCTGTACCATGGATTTCGGATCGCTGTTCACGGCCGACGCACTGTCGGTGCTGGCCCAGGTCATCATGATCGACCTCGTGCTGGCGGGCGACAATGCCGTTGTCGTCGGCGCGCTTGCGGCCGGCTTGCCGCGCGACCAGCAGAAGAAGGTCATCCTCGTCGGAATCGGCGCGGCGCTCGTGCTGCGGATCGGGTTTGCGCTCATCGCGACGCAATTGCTTCAGGTGATCGGCCTCCTTCTCGCCGGCGGGATCCTGCTCCTGTGGGTCGCATGGCGGATGTGGCGGGAGCTTCATGTCGGGCAGGCAGAGGAAGATGCCGGAACCAAGCAGGCCAAGACCTTTGCCGGCGCGGCCTGGGCGGTGGCTCTGGCGGACGTCAGCATGAGCCTGGACAATGTGCTCGGTGTCGCCGGAGCGGCGCGCGACCATCCGGCGATTCTCGTCTTTGGTCTGATCTTCTCGGTCGCGGTGATGGGGCTCGCAGCGAACGTCATTGCGAAGTTCATCGATCGCTATCGCTGGATCGGATATCTCGGGCTGGCCGTCATCGTCTATGTCGCCGGCAAGATGATCTACCAGGGCATCGTCGACCGCGATATCGGCATCCTGCAGCTCGTCGCCTGACGCGCCGCAGGAAAGGCGACGGCCTAGCCGAGATGTTCGGCAAAGAACGCGGCGGTTCGCCGATCGGCCAGATCGGCCGATGCGGGAGAGCGCCGGGCCCCCATTTCGGTGGCGAATCCGTGATCCTCGCCCGGATAGTCGTGCAGGACCACCTTCGGATGATCGTCGAGCCCGGCATGTATGCGTGCCTGCGCGTCCTTGTCGACGAAATGGTCTTCCTGCGGAATGTGGAGCATTACAGGCTTCGCAATCGCCTTTGATTCACCTAATAGGTTATCTATTCCGACGCCGTAATAGCCGACACTGGCATCCACATCGGTGCGCGCGGCGGTCATGAAGGCAAGGCGCCCGCCCAGGCAATAGCCGACCGCACCCACCTTGCCGCCATCGCAGCGCAGGCGCGCTTCCTTGATCGTCGCCTCGATATCGCGCACCCCCTGATCCTGGTCGAATTGTTCCATCAGCGAAAATGCCCGCTGCAACTGGGGTTCGATATCGGGGCCGAGTTCGATCCCGGGTTCGAGCCGCCAGAACAGGTCCGGCGCGATGGCGAGATAGCCTGCCTCTGCCAGCCTGTCGCATTTCCGGCGAATGCCAGCGTTGACGCCGAAGATTTCCTGGATCACCACGATGGCGGCCTTCGGGCGGCGCCCTTGCGGTGTGGCGCAATAGCCGTCGAATTCGCCCGAGCCATCGAGCGTGGAAATGCGGGTCATCTGCGTCATGGCTGCCTCCGGTGCTATATCGCGCCTCCAGGTCATACCGCGACGCCGCGGTGCGACCAACCCTGGGAACGGGCGACGGAGAAACGGCTTGGCATTGCTCGCAAGCCCCTGATCGACGCATAGAAGAAAGCCGGATCGCGGCGATGGGAGCGAATATGAAGATCAATATCGATGTCGATTGCACGCCGGAGGAGGCGCGCCGGGCCATGGGGCTGCCTGACTTCACGCCGGTGCATGACCGCTACATCCAGATGATGCTCGAATCGGTGGAGAAGGGAGCCGCCCCCGAAGCGCTGGAGTCGATGATG is a window encoding:
- a CDS encoding YjbE family putative metal transport protein (Members of this highly hydrophobic protein family,regularly are found preceded by the yybP-ykoY manganese riboswitch (see RF00080). A metal cation transport function is proposed.), coding for MFDFGDIFTAAGLAVLGQVIMIDLTLAGDNVVVLGSLAAGLPPAERKKVLGIGVGIALVFLIGFALVATQLLHVIGLLFAGGLLLLWVAWKLFRELHPAPAPAPVDDPTTPEIEGPRASRSFGRAILSVTLADLSMSLDNVLAVAGTAREHPAVLFVGLAFSVTLMAVAANFVARIIERYHWIIYIGLAVILYVAGRMIYDGIVDPQVGLMVLMR
- a CDS encoding YjbE family putative metal transport protein (Members of this highly hydrophobic protein family,regularly are found preceded by the yybP-ykoY manganese riboswitch (see RF00080). A metal cation transport function is proposed.); this translates as MDFGSLFTADALSVLAQVIMIDLVLAGDNAVVVGALAAGLPRDQQKKVILVGIGAALVLRIGFALIATQLLQVIGLLLAGGILLLWVAWRMWRELHVGQAEEDAGTKQAKTFAGAAWAVALADVSMSLDNVLGVAGAARDHPAILVFGLIFSVAVMGLAANVIAKFIDRYRWIGYLGLAVIVYVAGKMIYQGIVDRDIGILQLVA
- a CDS encoding dienelactone hydrolase family protein codes for the protein MTQMTRISTLDGSGEFDGYCATPQGRRPKAAIVVIQEIFGVNAGIRRKCDRLAEAGYLAIAPDLFWRLEPGIELGPDIEPQLQRAFSLMEQFDQDQGVRDIEATIKEARLRCDGGKVGAVGYCLGGRLAFMTAARTDVDASVGYYGVGIDNLLGESKAIAKPVMLHIPQEDHFVDKDAQARIHAGLDDHPKVVLHDYPGEDHGFATEMGARRSPASADLADRRTAAFFAEHLG
- a CDS encoding DUF6489 family protein, with the protein product MKINIDVDCTPEEARRAMGLPDFTPVHDRYIQMMLESVEKGAAPEALESMMRNWAPMGEAGMQMWRKIFDTGKTGD